The genomic interval GCTTGCTGACCGAGGTCATGATCGATCAGATGCGCAGCAGTCGCCCCATCTATGGCATTTCGCTTAGTGGTGGGATGGATTCGACGACGATTGCCGCCTTAGTCTACCATCAACTGACCACGCAGGGTGAGGGCAAACTGATCGCTCATCACATCTATGCGGAGAGTATGCTTGATGAGCGCCCTCGGGTTAGGGCGCTGGCGCAAAAATTGGGGATCACTGTCCAGTACCATCCGATAGAACCGTTTGCTGCGTCGTTCGAGGAACTGGAAGCTCTGATACTGCCAGAAATTCCTTTTTTGAATCTATTTCAACCTATGAGTCTGTTTTTGGCAGGGGAGATCAAAGCGGAAGGCGGCAGTTTCTTATGGACAGGACATGGCGGGGATAACCTCTTTGCTCGCTCGCACTATACTCACTTGTACCAAGCTCTGCGCGGCGATTTTCGCTCTTTCCGTCCGCTGCAGGGGATCGCTAAAGCACAGGGCGAGTCGGCGCTGCGGCTTTTTGCGCGCTATTATGTTCGCCCTCTACTGCCTAAATGGGCGCTTCAGGGACGCGAAGTCGCCTTTAATGCGCGCAAATTTACCCAGCTAGAATGGCTTTCCCCCCGATTCAAGGAACAAGATGGGCTAGAGGCTTATTGGGAGCGGCAGCAAAAGCGTTGGCGCGGCATCTCTCCCTATCAAGATGCGTACAACCGAGTGTGGTATGGGTTGCAAGGTCGGGGAAGTGTCTTAGCCGCACAGCAAACCTTAGCGCGGGAAGGTGTTGAATCGCGGATGCCCTTGCTTGACCGTCGCTTGGTCAACTTTTCGCTCACCCTCCCTCTAGAGGAGGCACACCTCTTTGGGCGGCAAAAGCTGGTGATGCGCCGCGCCATGAGCGACCTCTTGCCACCGGAGGTAACCGGTCATTTTGGGAAGCGCCATGTGAATGCCTCCAGCGATCATACCTTTTATGGCATGATCGAACTGGTACGCGGCTTGTTTCATCAATCGCGTTTAGCCGAACTTACCTTAGTTGACGATCAAACCATTCAAGGGCTGTTGGATCGCTATATTACAGAGCGCCGCCACCCTGATCAACTTTTACTGACGTGGCTGATGTTTATGGAACGCTGGCTGCGGAAATTTTGCTAAGTATCTATCCGTAAATTAAAAGGTGAACGGTAGGGGCAACCCCTCACCCCCTAGCCGCCTCTCCCGCTGTGCGGGAGAGAGGGAATAATATCTTTTTCGGGAGGGGCGCTGCCCCTCCCCTCCCCGTGAGAGACAAGGTGGTGAAGAAAACGCCTGTTGAAAAGCCCGTAGATAGCGGTCAAGAGGGTAGGCTCATCCCTCACCACCGAATTTAAGGATAGGCTCTAAGGGCGCGTTTGGAATGTTAGGGCGTGCCGGTAAGATGTTCTCGGTGCTGAAGTGGCGGGTTGAACATAGGGTGTTATGAATTTTTTTTGATTGACATTTTCCCGACTCTGTGTTACTTTATGAGCGTGTTTTGGACGATCACTCAATGGAACACTCATTTATGAATCCTCAATCACATGGTCTTATCGCAGTGGAAGAAAGCAGGAAAAGCAAACCCAAAAAGGGATATGTTCCGCCACAATTAAAAGCGTGGGGTGAACTTGCAACCCTTACACAAGGCTTGCTTAACCCTCCTTTGGAACCAATCTTTCCCTTCAGTCTTTGCAACCCTGGTACCTAGTCAACAACCATCCACACGGGCAGCGGGCATGGTGAGATGTTCCTTCAGCCCCCAGCACCTATAGGCTGCGGGGCTTTTTTGGTGAGATCGCCTTGTATACCCTCAATACCGTGTCCCACCCCTCCTTTCTATGTATGCTCTCAGACTAATTGTCTCTCTACCCTTTTTATCTTCTGAAGAAGGCG from Anaerolineales bacterium carries:
- a CDS encoding asparagine synthetase B; this translates as MAGLCGIVRFDGEHLEDHLLEEMIRAMAYRAVDGVRRFTDGQLAFAHLAHHTTPQALSEQQPLITADEAFVLVTDAFLVNRAALIATLRPTGFLPAQADDDLSDASLILAAYRQWGEACLAHLDGDYVFAVWDKSAQVLVCGRSPFGGKALHLVYTPHYAAFSSDVTPLLTLPGISRQPNALMLAAFGTFQLDEESSESYFRDILWLPRSGIMRLTDSGVEQRWGWQPEMPHSVQRKSAHDYAAELRGLLTEVMIDQMRSSRPIYGISLSGGMDSTTIAALVYHQLTTQGEGKLIAHHIYAESMLDERPRVRALAQKLGITVQYHPIEPFAASFEELEALILPEIPFLNLFQPMSLFLAGEIKAEGGSFLWTGHGGDNLFARSHYTHLYQALRGDFRSFRPLQGIAKAQGESALRLFARYYVRPLLPKWALQGREVAFNARKFTQLEWLSPRFKEQDGLEAYWERQQKRWRGISPYQDAYNRVWYGLQGRGSVLAAQQTLAREGVESRMPLLDRRLVNFSLTLPLEEAHLFGRQKLVMRRAMSDLLPPEVTGHFGKRHVNASSDHTFYGMIELVRGLFHQSRLAELTLVDDQTIQGLLDRYITERRHPDQLLLTWLMFMERWLRKFC